From a single bacterium HR11 genomic region:
- the yxlF_1 gene encoding putative ABC transporter ATP-binding protein YxlF, giving the protein MIEAMGLTKYYGPRAAIQNVTFSVAPGQIAGFLGVNGAGKTTTMRILACYLYPTEGTARVAGYDILSHPLEVRRATGYMPEHPLLYNEMTVQSFLRFVAGLRGVPRRQIAERIDTVIEQCGLKEVADRIIGRLSRGYRQRVGIAQALIHDPPVLILDEPTIGLDPRQILEIRELIRSLRGRHTVLFSSHILYEVTQVCDSVVVIHEGRIVAQGSLEELQRGLMAEHRLRVRFLRSADGLPTRIQEVPGVLGVEALDGPSQFLIRLEPREEVVAETIRWLSNQAWGLVEARRETLTLEDIFIQLTTGRTPVPAEEPEVQEASV; this is encoded by the coding sequence ATGATCGAGGCGATGGGCTTGACCAAGTACTACGGACCCCGGGCGGCGATCCAGAACGTGACTTTCTCGGTCGCGCCGGGGCAGATTGCGGGCTTCCTGGGCGTCAACGGGGCCGGCAAGACCACGACGATGCGCATCCTGGCGTGCTACCTCTATCCGACGGAGGGCACGGCCCGCGTGGCCGGCTACGACATCCTGAGCCATCCCCTGGAGGTCCGCCGGGCGACGGGCTACATGCCGGAGCATCCCCTGCTGTACAACGAGATGACGGTCCAGTCCTTCCTGCGGTTTGTGGCCGGCTTGCGGGGCGTGCCCCGTCGGCAGATCGCCGAGCGCATCGATACGGTCATCGAGCAGTGCGGCCTGAAGGAGGTCGCCGACCGGATCATCGGCCGCCTTTCCCGGGGGTACCGCCAGCGGGTCGGGATCGCCCAGGCCCTGATTCACGACCCGCCCGTCTTGATCTTGGACGAGCCGACGATCGGTTTAGACCCCAGGCAGATCCTGGAAATCCGGGAGCTCATCCGGTCTCTACGGGGCCGGCACACGGTCCTCTTCAGCAGTCACATCCTATACGAGGTCACGCAAGTCTGCGACAGCGTGGTCGTCATCCACGAGGGCCGCATCGTCGCCCAGGGTTCGCTGGAGGAACTCCAGCGCGGTCTGATGGCCGAGCACCGCCTGCGGGTCCGCTTCCTCCGGTCGGCCGACGGCCTGCCGACCCGCATCCAAGAGGTCCCGGGCGTCTTAGGGGTCGAGGCCCTGGACGGGCCGTCCCAGTTTCTGATCCGGCTGGAACCCCGGGAGGAGGTCGTCGCCGAGACCATCCGGTGGCTCTCGAACCAGGCCTGGGGCCTCGTCGAGGCCCGGCGGGAGACCCTGACCCTGGAGGACATCTTCATCCAGCTGACGACGGGCCGGACGCCCGTGCCGGCCGAGGAACCCGAAGTCCAGGAGGCGTCGGTATGA